One stretch of Lachnospiraceae bacterium oral taxon 096 DNA includes these proteins:
- a CDS encoding 50S ribosomal protein L17 — protein MAKYRKLSKTSSQRKALLRNQVTALLVNGKIITTEARAKEVRKIVEPLIALAAKEKDNFDTVKVTAKVARKDENGKRVKEVVDGKKVTVYDEVEKEIKKDRPSRLHARRQIAAVLYDVTEVPTKAAGKKKATKKIDVTSKLMDEIAPKYADRNGGYTRIVKIGLRKGDAAMEVLFELV, from the coding sequence ATGGCTAAGTACAGAAAACTTTCTAAGACATCATCACAGAGAAAGGCATTATTGAGAAACCAGGTAACAGCACTTTTGGTAAACGGTAAGATTATTACAACTGAGGCTAGAGCTAAGGAAGTAAGAAAGATCGTTGAGCCACTAATCGCACTTGCTGCAAAGGAGAAGGACAACTTCGACACTGTAAAGGTAACAGCTAAGGTTGCTCGCAAGGACGAGAATGGCAAGAGAGTAAAGGAAGTTGTAGATGGCAAGAAGGTAACTGTCTATGATGAGGTAGAGAAGGAAATCAAGAAGGATAGACCTTCAAGACTTCATGCGAGAAGACAGATTGCAGCTGTTCTCTATGATGTAACAGAGGTACCAACAAAGGCAGCTGGTAAGAAGAAGGCTACAAAGAAGATTGATGTGACTTCTAAGCTTATGGACGAGATCGCTCCTAAGTATGCAGATCGCAATGGTGGTTATACAAGAATCGTTAAGATTGGTCTTC
- a CDS encoding DNA-directed RNA polymerase subunit alpha codes for MFDFEKPNIEIAEISSDKRFGKFVCEPLERGYGTTLGNSLRRIMLSSLPGTAVSQVKIDGVLHEFSSIQGVKEDVTEIIMNVKSLAIKNHSSSSEPKTAYIDFEGEGVVTAAYIQCDPDIEILNKDQVIATLSGGKFYMELTITNGRGYVSADKNKNEDLPIGVIAVDSIYTPVERVNLLVENTRVGQITDYDKLTLDVVTNGTLAPDEAVSLAAKVLSEHLNLFIDLSENAKSAEIMVEKEDDGKEKVLEMNIDELELSVRSYNCLKRAGINTVEELCNRTPEDMMKVRNLGRKSLEEVLAKLKELGLQLNPSEEV; via the coding sequence GTGTTCGATTTTGAGAAACCAAACATTGAGATTGCAGAGATATCTAGTGATAAGAGATTTGGTAAATTTGTTTGTGAGCCGTTGGAGAGAGGTTATGGCACAACTCTAGGAAATTCCTTGAGAAGAATTATGCTCTCATCCCTCCCGGGAACAGCAGTCAGCCAGGTAAAGATTGACGGTGTCTTGCATGAGTTCTCATCTATCCAGGGTGTCAAGGAAGATGTGACAGAAATTATCATGAATGTCAAGAGCTTGGCCATCAAGAATCATAGCTCAAGCAGTGAACCAAAGACTGCTTATATTGATTTTGAGGGCGAGGGTGTAGTTACAGCGGCATACATTCAATGTGACCCGGATATTGAGATCCTCAATAAGGATCAGGTTATTGCGACATTGTCAGGGGGAAAATTCTATATGGAATTGACCATCACCAATGGTCGCGGCTATGTCAGCGCAGATAAGAATAAGAATGAGGATTTGCCAATCGGAGTGATTGCCGTAGATTCTATCTACACACCAGTGGAGAGAGTGAATCTCTTGGTGGAGAATACTCGTGTTGGTCAAATCACAGACTATGACAAGCTTACCTTAGATGTTGTCACCAATGGAACTTTGGCTCCAGATGAGGCAGTTAGCCTTGCTGCTAAAGTTTTGAGCGAACATCTTAATCTCTTTATTGACCTTTCTGAAAATGCAAAATCAGCAGAGATTATGGTCGAGAAAGAAGATGATGGTAAGGAAAAAGTTCTCGAGATGAATATCGATGAACTTGAGCTCTCTGTTCGTTCCTACAATTGCTTAAAGCGTGCAGGAATCAATACAGTAGAGGAGCTTTGCAATCGCACACCAGAGGATATGATGAAGGTGAGAAACCTTGGTCGCAAGTCTTTAGAGGAAGTGCTTGCAAAGTTGAAGGAATTAGGACTTCAGCTCAATCCAAGTGAGGAAGTCTAA